From a region of the Triticum aestivum cultivar Chinese Spring chromosome 7D, IWGSC CS RefSeq v2.1, whole genome shotgun sequence genome:
- the LOC123165763 gene encoding peptidyl-prolyl cis-trans isomerase CYP59, whose translation MSVLMVTSVGDIELDLHTDLCPLTTKNFLKLCKMKYYNGCLFHKVEKDFLAQSGDPTGTGSGGDSVYKYLYGDQARFFNDEIRPELRHSKTGTIAMASAGENCNASQFYITLRDDVDYLDDKHTVFGTVAEGLDTLTKINEAYVDDKGRPFKDIRIKHTYILDDPFDDPPQLAELIPENSPLGKPRDEVAEERLEDSWVPLDETVDPGQLEELIRSKEAHANAVILESVGDIPDAEVKPPDNVLFVCKLNPVTQDEDLYTIFSRFGSVTSAEIIRDFKTGDSLCYAFIEFEEKEACERAYFKMDNCLIDDRRIHVDFSQSVSKLWGQFRQSKRNGNKDGCFKCGAPDHIARDCDQDGEQKPKAPNYVLKDDNTQRGGNNRRSYDFVFEDDTARRNTDRRKVQKVDDQRSQLPPRGDRDRNSSRERSQNDEKGVRQSKESAVSRGGRRPDDQHNHDRSSGRSSGRHDDRDYSKQHSRSRNMDDGEEEYKRRSGAGRYDRDDKPNGERRHRDDDDRGKGDRHRRDERDRRARSPDADRHRREEAGHREASRDRERRHRDDR comes from the exons AATGAAGTATTACAATGGGTGTCTGTTCCACAAGGTGGAGAAGGATTTCTTGGCACAATCTGGAGACCCGACAGGAACTGGCAGTGGTGGTGATTCCGTGTACAA GTACCTTTATGGTGATCAAGCTCGATTTTTCAATGATGAGATCCGTCCGGAATTAAGGCACTCAAAAACTGGCACTATTGCTATGGCAAGTGCTGGTGAGAATTGCAATGCCTCACAG ttCTACATCACCTTGCGGGATGATGTCGACTACCTTGACGACAAGCACACG GTCTTTGGGACAGTTGCTGAAGGTCTTGACACACTGACAAAGATAAATGAAGCATATGTTGATGATAAAGGAAGACCGTTCAAGGACATAAG GATTAAACATACATATATCTTGGATGATCCTTTTGATGATCCTCCTCAGCTTGCTGAACTTATTCCTGAGAATTCTCCATTAGGAAAGCCACGTGATGAG GTTGCAGAAGAGCGCCTAGAGGACAGCTGGGTCCCTCTAGATGAAACAGTGGATCCTGGTCAGCTTGAGGAGTTGATCCGCTCTAAAGAAGCACATGCTAATGCAGTGATCCTTGAGAGC GTTGGAGACATTCCAGATGCTGAGGTCAAACCACCAGATAATGTCTTATTTGTTTGCAAGCTCAACCCAGTGACACAG gatgaagatttatataCAATCTTCTCGCGTTTTGGAAGTGTGACATC AGCTGAAATAATTCGTGACTTCAAGACTGGGGATAGTTTATGCTATGCTTTCATTG aattCGAGGAAAAGGAGGCATGCGAACGTGCATATTTTAAG ATGGATAATTGTCTGATTGATGATCGGAGGATCCATGTTGATTTTAGCCAAAGTGTTTCAAAATTGTGGGGTCAGTTCAGACAAAGTAAACGAAATGGAAATAAAG ATGGTTGCTTCAAGTGTGGTGCTCCAGATCACATAGCCCGAGATTGTGACCAGGATGGTGAGCAGAAACCTAAAGCCCCAAATTATGTTCTGAAAGATGATAACACTCAACGAGGCGGGAATAACCGTCGAAG TTATGATTTCGTCTTCGAGGATGATACTGCTCGTCGCAATACGGACCGAAGAAAGGTTCAAAAAGTAGATGACCAGAGATCGCAACTACCGCCTCGTGGTGACCGCGATAGGAACAGCAGCAGGGAGAGAAGTCAGAACGACGAGAAAGGAGTCCGGCAAAGCAAAGAAAGTGCCGTGAGCCGAGGAGGTCGGAGGCCAGACGACCAACACAATCACGATAGATCTAGTGGTCGAAGCTCCGGTAGGCACGATGACCGTGACTACAGCAAGCAACATAGCAGGAGCAGAAACATGGACGACGGTGAAGAAGAGTACAAACGGAGATCAGGAGCTGGTCGATACGACAGGGATGATAAGCCCAACGGCGAGCGGCGCCACAGGGACGATGATGACCGTGGGAAGGGCGATCGCCACAGGAGAGACGAGCGTGACCGCAGGGCACGGAGCCCTGATGCTGATAGACATAGGAGGGAAGAGGCCGGACACCGCGAGGCGAGCAGGGACAGGGAGAGGCGGCACCGGGATGATAGATAG